In Nitrospira sp., one genomic interval encodes:
- a CDS encoding rhodanese: MSFTITPTELKARLDKGEKLVLVDVREPWEYAIAKLEGSVLVPLATLPQALGKLDPDTEIIAYCHHGMRSADATGFLLQQGFGNVKNLIGGIDAWSIQVDPTIPRY, encoded by the coding sequence ATGAGCTTCACGATCACGCCTACAGAGCTGAAGGCGAGACTCGATAAAGGCGAAAAACTTGTACTAGTGGATGTCCGTGAACCATGGGAGTACGCCATTGCCAAGCTGGAAGGTTCCGTTCTGGTCCCATTGGCTACCCTTCCGCAAGCGTTGGGCAAGCTTGATCCCGATACAGAAATTATTGCCTACTGCCATCACGGCATGAGAAGTGCCGATGCGACGGGATTTCTACTCCAGCAGGGCTTTGGAAACGTCAAGAACCTAATCGGCGGCATCGATGCGTGGTCGATTCAAGTCGACCCAACGATTCCTCGGTATTAG
- a CDS encoding divalent-cation tolerance protein CutA, with protein MEVAQSPIIVFVTASSAEEAERIGRLLVESRLAACANILSGVQSIFWWEAKLSAANEWLIVFKTTLDLFPQLETMVRQHHSYTVPEIIGLPIVVGSAAYLDWIRKETFK; from the coding sequence GTGGAGGTAGCTCAATCGCCGATAATTGTTTTTGTGACCGCTTCCTCAGCGGAGGAGGCGGAAAGGATCGGGAGGTTACTCGTAGAGTCTCGGCTCGCCGCCTGTGCGAATATTCTTTCTGGGGTTCAATCTATTTTTTGGTGGGAAGCTAAGCTTTCCGCCGCCAATGAGTGGTTGATTGTTTTCAAAACGACCCTGGATCTGTTTCCGCAGTTGGAGACAATGGTCAGACAACATCATAGCTACACAGTTCCAGAGATTATTGGCCTACCGATCGTGGTAGGATCGGCGGCCTATCTGGATTGGATTCGAAAAGAAACTTTTAAGTAG
- the zapB gene encoding cell division protein ZapB — protein MTLDRLDALEVRIRDLVKLVQDLKRKNASLEDDLRLARERVAIRDDENRRWEQERLDIRARIEKVIGEIDLLECLDEPKEVALD, from the coding sequence ATGACTTTAGACCGTCTTGATGCTCTTGAAGTTCGGATTCGGGATTTGGTGAAGCTTGTTCAGGATCTCAAGCGCAAGAATGCCTCACTGGAAGACGACCTACGTTTGGCACGGGAACGGGTTGCCATTCGTGACGATGAGAATCGACGGTGGGAACAGGAACGGCTGGACATCCGCGCGCGGATTGAAAAAGTCATCGGGGAGATCGACTTGTTGGAATGCCTGGATGAACCCAAGGAGGTGGCGCTTGACTAA
- the xseB gene encoding exodeoxyribonuclease VII small subunit, which produces MAAIKFEYAMARLETIVAELEKGDLPLDDSLKIFEEGIRLSKTCLKMLEDAERKVEILVQEKDGKRRIQAISLSEDEAEPST; this is translated from the coding sequence GTGGCTGCGATCAAATTTGAATATGCGATGGCGCGATTGGAAACGATCGTCGCTGAATTGGAGAAGGGGGACCTGCCCCTGGACGACTCGTTGAAAATTTTTGAGGAAGGCATTCGACTATCCAAAACGTGTCTCAAAATGTTGGAGGATGCCGAACGCAAAGTAGAGATTTTGGTGCAGGAGAAGGACGGGAAACGGCGTATTCAGGCTATTTCCCTCAGTGAAGACGAAGCGGAGCCGTCTACGTAA
- the rny gene encoding ribonuclease Y, which translates to MTLNIVVSIIIALVGAGLGVGLYEVLRRRSVLARHSQAEDQSAQILQSAQREAETVLKEARLEAKDLLFQAKTELEKEQKAKLAEVANIERRLSQREESLDKKITTFEKRDQEVLRREQELLKREEGLTHKEAACAQVLRQHREALEQVASLTAEEAKRQLIQEMESQARLDAAGLAKRLLEEAKENAEREAREIIACSIQRVTRDYVNEATISVVPIPNDAMKGRIIGREGRNIRALEAATGIDLIIDETPEAVIISGFDPLRREIAKVSLERLMHDGRIHPTRIEEIVEKVKTDIEKLMIEEAEKVIFEVGLSDFHPELVKVLGRLKYRTSYGQNNLYHAREAAYICGIMASELKLDVKLAKRGALLHDIGKAVSHEEEGPHAMLGAEIAKKYGEHPKVVNAIAAHHEQVEAICPETVLVAAAEALSAARPGARREALESYVKRLEKLESLATVHKGVQKAYAIQAGREIRVIVKQEDLSDPECFQLSRELAKKIEQELTYPGQIKVTVIRESRFVDFAK; encoded by the coding sequence ATTACTCTCAACATTGTCGTGAGCATCATCATCGCGTTGGTGGGAGCGGGCCTCGGAGTGGGGCTGTACGAAGTCTTGCGTCGACGCTCAGTCTTGGCGCGTCACAGTCAGGCGGAGGATCAATCGGCTCAGATCCTTCAATCGGCTCAGCGAGAGGCTGAGACGGTCCTGAAGGAAGCTAGGCTGGAGGCCAAGGATTTGCTCTTTCAAGCCAAGACGGAACTGGAGAAGGAGCAGAAGGCGAAACTGGCCGAGGTTGCGAACATCGAGCGGCGTCTGTCGCAGCGGGAAGAAAGTCTGGATAAGAAGATCACGACATTCGAAAAACGCGACCAGGAGGTCTTGAGGCGCGAACAGGAATTGCTGAAGCGTGAAGAAGGGCTGACGCACAAGGAAGCAGCCTGCGCGCAGGTCCTCCGGCAACATCGGGAGGCACTTGAGCAAGTAGCCAGCTTGACGGCGGAGGAGGCGAAGCGTCAACTGATCCAGGAAATGGAGAGCCAAGCCCGGTTGGATGCGGCGGGGCTTGCAAAGCGTCTCTTGGAAGAAGCGAAAGAGAATGCCGAGCGCGAGGCCCGGGAAATCATTGCGTGCTCTATCCAACGGGTGACGCGTGACTATGTGAATGAGGCGACGATTTCAGTCGTGCCGATTCCCAATGACGCCATGAAAGGGCGGATCATCGGGCGGGAAGGTCGAAACATTCGCGCGCTCGAAGCTGCGACCGGCATTGATCTCATCATCGACGAAACTCCGGAGGCCGTCATTATTTCGGGGTTCGACCCCTTGCGTCGCGAGATTGCCAAGGTATCGTTGGAAAGGCTGATGCATGACGGTCGAATCCATCCGACTCGGATCGAGGAGATCGTCGAAAAGGTCAAGACGGACATCGAGAAGTTGATGATCGAGGAGGCCGAGAAGGTGATCTTCGAAGTCGGCCTGTCCGATTTCCATCCGGAGTTGGTCAAGGTGCTTGGGCGGCTGAAATATCGCACGAGTTATGGTCAAAACAATCTCTATCATGCGCGAGAGGCCGCCTATATCTGCGGTATCATGGCGTCCGAATTGAAGTTGGACGTCAAGTTGGCCAAGCGAGGCGCGCTCCTGCACGATATCGGCAAGGCCGTCAGTCACGAGGAAGAAGGCCCGCATGCCATGTTGGGCGCGGAAATCGCCAAGAAGTACGGCGAACATCCGAAGGTGGTCAACGCTATTGCGGCGCACCATGAACAGGTCGAGGCGATTTGTCCCGAAACCGTGCTGGTCGCGGCTGCGGAGGCCTTATCCGCCGCGCGTCCCGGCGCCCGTCGCGAGGCCCTGGAGTCCTACGTCAAACGCCTGGAGAAGTTGGAGTCGTTGGCTACCGTTCATAAGGGTGTACAGAAAGCCTACGCCATTCAAGCGGGACGGGAGATTCGCGTCATCGTCAAGCAGGAGGATTTGAGCGATCCTGAGTGTTTTCAGCTCTCCAGGGAGTTGGCGAAGAAGATCGAGCAGGAGCTCACGTATCCAGGCCAAATCAAGGTGACGGTGATTCGGGAGAGTCGATTCGTCGACTTTGCAAAATGA
- a CDS encoding TlyA family RNA methyltransferase, whose amino-acid sequence MKSRLSHERERLDRALVVRGLVTSREDAARLILAGLVRVDGVMVDKAAKPIPSHAEVEIIGRASPYVGRGGEKLAAGLNEFQIDPRGKICLDVGCSTGGFTDCLLQRAAARVYAVDVGYGQFDWRLRQDARVVLFERTNIRHLAPGVLPEPFDVVVIDVSFISLSLVMPCIVPLLAPSGIVLSLIKPQFEVGKGQVGRGGIVRDEALREAAVQKVIACAGGLGLAVAGRMDCPIEGRKGNREILAWFRRAFDG is encoded by the coding sequence ATGAAGTCCAGACTTTCTCATGAGCGAGAACGGTTAGACCGTGCCTTAGTCGTTCGCGGCCTCGTGACGAGCAGGGAGGATGCAGCGCGATTGATCCTGGCCGGATTGGTAAGGGTCGATGGAGTCATGGTCGATAAGGCGGCCAAGCCGATTCCCTCGCACGCCGAGGTGGAGATCATAGGGCGAGCTTCTCCCTATGTCGGTCGCGGCGGCGAGAAACTCGCTGCGGGATTGAATGAGTTTCAGATCGATCCGAGGGGAAAAATCTGCCTGGATGTGGGGTGTTCGACAGGAGGGTTTACCGACTGCCTTTTGCAAAGGGCGGCGGCCCGGGTGTATGCCGTGGATGTTGGATATGGACAGTTTGATTGGCGTTTGCGGCAGGATGCACGTGTGGTTCTTTTCGAGCGCACTAACATTCGCCACCTTGCCCCAGGCGTGCTACCAGAGCCCTTCGATGTGGTCGTCATCGACGTGTCTTTCATTTCTTTGTCTCTGGTCATGCCGTGCATCGTTCCGCTTTTGGCTCCATCCGGGATCGTGCTCTCCCTTATTAAGCCACAGTTCGAGGTGGGGAAAGGGCAAGTCGGGCGGGGCGGTATTGTGCGAGATGAGGCTCTTCGAGAGGCGGCCGTCCAGAAAGTGATTGCCTGCGCAGGGGGCCTGGGCCTTGCGGTGGCGGGCCGTATGGACTGTCCGATCGAAGGGCGCAAAGGGAACCGGGAGATCTTGGCTTGGTTTCGACGCGCCTTTGATGGATAG
- a CDS encoding peptidoglycan DD-metalloendopeptidase family protein, with amino-acid sequence MSQQTSETSDAYTVVVFRGSSSKPLRFSFPRKFVRKLLILAAILIVADLLVISHYVIRTGEVWQLSAFRAEAMSAREQTAAFSSAIEDLKKRLSTMGEVNQRLRVMLGIDSTQPTGDLANGRGGDEGPIPDTKDGGAKTSAATSAGDQRQAPPDPREVSKVEPEFVMENLEEVAQQVREGLDALAREAKQQEEALESLTQIAEQRSAQWASTPSIWPVRGWVTSGFGPRVSPFTEKPAWHDGLDIGASPNAPVQAPALGRVVTVAFDSKMGNMVKLDHGYGIETVYGHLAKALVKEGQRVKRGDVVALVGSTGLSTGPHLHYMVKKNGQALDPTKFILD; translated from the coding sequence ATGAGCCAGCAAACGTCCGAAACCAGTGATGCCTATACCGTCGTAGTCTTTCGAGGATCGTCTTCGAAGCCGCTTCGGTTTAGCTTTCCTCGGAAGTTCGTACGCAAGTTATTGATTTTGGCTGCTATTTTAATTGTGGCCGATTTGCTTGTTATTTCTCACTATGTGATTCGCACCGGCGAGGTGTGGCAGTTATCTGCTTTCCGAGCCGAAGCCATGAGCGCCAGAGAGCAGACAGCCGCGTTTTCTTCCGCGATTGAAGATCTTAAAAAGCGGTTGTCAACGATGGGGGAAGTCAATCAACGCCTTCGCGTCATGCTCGGCATTGACTCTACCCAGCCTACCGGTGACCTTGCAAATGGGCGAGGAGGAGATGAGGGCCCCATACCAGATACCAAGGATGGTGGGGCCAAGACGAGCGCGGCTACCTCGGCAGGCGATCAACGTCAGGCACCCCCCGACCCTCGTGAAGTCAGCAAGGTTGAACCGGAATTTGTCATGGAAAACCTGGAAGAAGTGGCACAGCAGGTTCGAGAAGGTCTTGATGCGCTTGCGCGTGAAGCTAAACAGCAAGAGGAAGCGCTCGAGAGCCTCACTCAGATTGCCGAACAGCGATCGGCTCAGTGGGCTTCAACCCCGTCCATTTGGCCTGTCCGTGGATGGGTCACATCTGGGTTTGGACCCCGAGTGTCGCCTTTTACTGAAAAACCGGCTTGGCATGACGGCTTGGATATCGGTGCTTCCCCGAATGCCCCCGTACAGGCTCCAGCGCTGGGGCGAGTGGTTACCGTGGCATTTGATTCCAAGATGGGTAATATGGTCAAACTTGACCATGGGTATGGGATTGAGACCGTGTATGGGCATTTGGCGAAAGCTTTGGTGAAGGAGGGGCAGCGCGTGAAGCGCGGGGATGTTGTTGCGCTCGTTGGAAGCACCGGACTTTCAACCGGGCCCCATCTGCATTACATGGTGAAGAAAAACGGTCAAGCACTAGATCCCACTAAATTCATTCTAGACTAG
- a CDS encoding TIGR00282 family metallophosphoesterase, giving the protein MKVLMIGDIMGEPGRRAVARLLPRLVARHEVDVVVGNGENVAGGFGITPDLVDDLFELGVSVITTGNHAWDKKEILDVFPREPRLLRPANYPAGVPGKGSYVFTTPGGQSVAVLHLMGRAFMPTIDCPFQVGKREVERLKAEVPTIVVDMHAEATSEKMAMGHYLDGLVTAVVGTHTHVQTADEQILPKGTAYITDIGMTGPLHSVIGIKKELAIEKFLTGMPRRFEVAGGPTVFCAVLLDLDAVVGKALSIERIRVID; this is encoded by the coding sequence ATGAAAGTCTTGATGATCGGCGACATCATGGGAGAGCCTGGGCGACGGGCTGTCGCTCGTCTTCTGCCGAGGCTGGTGGCCAGGCACGAAGTCGATGTGGTGGTCGGGAATGGAGAAAATGTTGCAGGAGGATTCGGCATCACGCCTGACCTGGTCGACGATCTCTTCGAGTTGGGCGTGTCGGTCATCACGACCGGGAATCATGCGTGGGATAAAAAAGAAATTCTCGATGTCTTTCCGCGCGAACCGCGGCTCCTGCGCCCAGCCAACTATCCGGCCGGTGTTCCCGGGAAGGGCAGTTATGTATTCACCACCCCAGGTGGTCAATCGGTGGCCGTTTTGCATTTGATGGGGCGTGCCTTCATGCCCACGATTGATTGTCCCTTTCAGGTGGGCAAGCGAGAAGTCGAACGACTCAAGGCCGAGGTGCCCACTATCGTGGTGGACATGCATGCCGAGGCAACCTCTGAGAAGATGGCGATGGGCCATTACCTGGATGGATTGGTGACGGCTGTGGTCGGGACTCACACCCATGTCCAGACTGCGGACGAGCAGATCCTTCCGAAAGGGACGGCCTATATCACCGATATCGGAATGACCGGTCCGCTTCATTCTGTGATCGGTATTAAGAAAGAATTGGCGATCGAAAAATTTCTCACGGGCATGCCGCGTCGTTTCGAAGTGGCAGGGGGCCCCACGGTATTCTGTGCCGTCCTCCTCGATTTGGATGCTGTCGTGGGAAAGGCGCTGTCGATCGAGCGCATTCGCGTGATCGACTGA
- a CDS encoding SDR family oxidoreductase gives MKVLVTGGAGFIGSHVVDRLLQEGHDVVVVDNLVTGKRKNVPKVAQFYKLDIESPKLERVFRNERPAVVFHLAAQMNVRRSVDDPMFDAQVNVLGTLNVLDQVSKHGARKIVFSSSGGAIYGEQQVFPAPETHATQPLSPYGISKLCGEHYLFYYNRLSGMQVVSLRYANVYGPRQDPEGEAGVVAIFIQKMLRGEQAVVNGNGRQTRDFVFVEDVVEANMAAMAPEVSGVYNVGTGVETSVNDLFRMVVDLMKVDFKEVHGPAKKGEQARSVIDSTKLRHELGWEPKVDLREGLRRTVEYFRERV, from the coding sequence ATGAAAGTCTTGGTCACCGGAGGGGCTGGGTTTATCGGATCGCATGTGGTGGATCGGTTACTGCAAGAGGGGCACGATGTTGTGGTGGTAGATAACCTGGTCACGGGAAAGCGAAAAAATGTTCCTAAGGTGGCCCAGTTCTACAAGCTCGATATCGAAAGCCCTAAGCTGGAACGGGTGTTTCGCAACGAACGGCCGGCGGTGGTCTTCCATTTGGCGGCCCAGATGAACGTCCGCCGCTCTGTCGATGACCCAATGTTTGATGCCCAGGTCAATGTGCTGGGCACGTTAAACGTCCTTGATCAGGTATCCAAGCATGGTGCGCGAAAGATCGTGTTCTCCTCATCGGGGGGAGCAATCTATGGGGAACAGCAGGTGTTCCCGGCGCCTGAGACGCATGCGACCCAGCCCTTGTCTCCATACGGCATCAGCAAGTTGTGCGGCGAGCATTACTTGTTTTATTACAATCGGCTCAGCGGGATGCAGGTGGTGAGTCTCCGATACGCGAATGTGTATGGGCCTCGGCAGGACCCGGAGGGAGAAGCAGGGGTCGTGGCGATCTTCATTCAAAAGATGTTGCGGGGGGAGCAGGCGGTGGTCAATGGGAACGGCCGCCAGACGAGAGACTTTGTCTTCGTGGAGGATGTCGTTGAAGCCAACATGGCGGCAATGGCGCCGGAAGTTAGCGGAGTCTATAACGTGGGAACCGGTGTCGAGACCTCTGTCAACGACTTGTTCCGCATGGTGGTTGATCTTATGAAGGTCGATTTCAAGGAAGTGCACGGGCCTGCGAAGAAAGGGGAACAAGCGAGAAGTGTGATCGATTCGACGAAGCTTCGCCATGAGCTTGGTTGGGAGCCCAAGGTGGACCTGCGAGAGGGACTGAGGCGGACAGTCGAATATTTCCGTGAGCGCGTCTGA
- a CDS encoding exodeoxyribonuclease VII large subunit, with protein sequence MTGHHALLHPILSVSSLTRLIRDSLERQFPDVWVEAEISNLRVPSSGHVYFTLKDDQSQLRGVLFRTTAQRLRFALQEGMAVIARGRITLYEPRGEYQLVVEAVEPKGIGALQLAYEQLKARLAAEGLFDEARKRPLPAFPTTVGVVTSLAGAAIRDIVAVLRRRNPLTNVLIAPVPVQGDGAAELIAEAIASLSALPQVDVLIVGRGGGSWEDLWAFNEEVVVRAIVQSPVPVVSAVGHEIDVTLSDFAADYRAPTPSAAAEAVVPVLQEIVDRLGDATVRLRRVMHTALMMQRHRWERSIGVLRETRFRMQGLAQRVDDVSERLVHSFRERLMLLHRSGMAGHHALLTNSPQRRIQTALVLVPQLCRRLEQETRRILLHRKQVVMAQMGALDALSPLAILKRGYSIVRKVSDGRVVRRTSEVEQGEVLQAHLAEGQLVCVVHEVLR encoded by the coding sequence ATGACCGGTCACCACGCATTACTCCATCCCATTCTTTCCGTTTCAAGCCTCACGCGACTGATTCGAGATTCGCTCGAACGGCAGTTTCCTGACGTGTGGGTAGAGGCGGAAATCTCGAATCTTCGGGTTCCCTCATCCGGGCACGTGTATTTCACCCTGAAAGACGATCAGAGCCAGTTGCGTGGCGTCTTATTCCGCACGACGGCCCAGCGACTGCGATTCGCGTTGCAGGAGGGGATGGCCGTCATTGCAAGGGGGCGTATCACCCTGTACGAACCGCGTGGAGAATATCAGCTCGTGGTCGAAGCGGTCGAACCAAAGGGGATTGGGGCTCTCCAACTCGCCTACGAACAACTGAAAGCACGTCTTGCGGCTGAGGGTCTATTTGATGAGGCGCGCAAGCGTCCCTTGCCGGCATTCCCGACTACGGTCGGTGTGGTCACCTCTCTGGCCGGTGCTGCGATTCGCGACATTGTCGCGGTGCTTCGTCGTCGCAACCCGCTCACCAATGTGTTAATCGCGCCCGTTCCGGTGCAGGGAGACGGCGCGGCCGAACTGATTGCGGAAGCGATTGCCTCTCTGAGTGCCTTGCCTCAGGTTGACGTGTTGATCGTCGGGCGAGGCGGCGGCTCGTGGGAAGATTTGTGGGCGTTCAACGAGGAGGTGGTGGTGCGTGCGATCGTACAGTCGCCCGTGCCGGTCGTCTCCGCCGTCGGCCACGAGATCGATGTTACGCTTTCGGACTTTGCGGCCGATTACCGGGCACCGACTCCCTCTGCCGCCGCGGAGGCAGTTGTGCCAGTCTTGCAAGAGATTGTGGATCGGTTGGGCGATGCGACCGTGCGCCTCCGCCGGGTCATGCACACCGCCTTGATGATGCAACGACATCGGTGGGAACGGTCGATCGGCGTGCTGCGAGAGACGAGGTTTCGAATGCAAGGCCTAGCCCAGCGAGTGGATGATGTGAGTGAGCGATTGGTGCATTCGTTTCGAGAGCGCCTGATGCTGCTTCATCGCAGCGGAATGGCCGGACACCACGCTTTGTTGACAAACAGTCCGCAACGCAGGATTCAGACAGCCCTGGTGCTGGTTCCTCAGCTTTGTCGGCGATTGGAGCAGGAAACTCGTCGAATCCTTCTGCACCGGAAGCAGGTTGTGATGGCGCAGATGGGCGCGCTCGATGCGTTGAGCCCTCTGGCCATCCTGAAAAGAGGGTACAGTATCGTGCGCAAGGTTTCGGACGGACGGGTCGTGCGCAGGACTTCCGAAGTCGAGCAGGGAGAAGTCCTCCAGGCGCATTTGGCCGAAGGACAGCTTGTCTGCGTGGTTCACGAAGTCTTGCGGTAG
- a CDS encoding transglycosylase SLT domain-containing protein: MIVTAPPRRFIVTAFAAGILVSGLFVLAVAEPPDPRPPTITPCVSAEDCFRSAAALNERTGGAAQREQMFVQKRDQLRRVVDLYPSTVWAKRAGLLLGVLQVERDPAEALKWLRAAQPEIPLLDDYLRFWIADSLIKTNELVQAAELLETIPKAVPNSNLIAKVAYRTGEAWYGANVCPRAVEWLERGVTLAEKDAAAPLAWWHQADCHARGNRWLEARHALKQLWLRYPQSPEAREAKGRLDAGVGGEYWVPTAEDHYVRAQVFLGLAMQAEAVDELRRFMALAPSHPRRSEAKLKMGIAHVRLKQYDQARETFRGLVADRVQESAEATVWLARVYLRQNQGDKLLELTRTAAQGALGGDQRALVHLFAGVWLEDQARFDDAIAMFRQVAKLGDSASQRAEGLWRVGWTQYRTARYREAADTFKSLVDLHVNGFEPQAMYWAARAEERDKRVPLTESYARICQQHTYSYYCQLAAGRTGPLSAIPATVSVEQRPNGEGDRLPDLRRAEIERHPLYQRGMELKLLGLSDDAARELGALTEHYSRDPDVLLAFSSLLYEVGAYYPALRVAKVHFREKLERSGLPTTPALWAVAYPTGLLPTIVAQGIKVVDPFLAAAIIREESQYDDKAVSVVGAIGLMQLMPVTANAVAQRYGLSAVGRDDLFDQETNIRLGVRYLGQLVEQYGGNLAYAVAAYNAGPMAVNAWAAVHRGRDQDEFVELIPYQETRLYVKRVLRSYGEYRRLYGGTPAPAPVS, translated from the coding sequence ATGATCGTGACCGCACCTCCCCGACGTTTCATCGTGACGGCCTTCGCGGCGGGTATCCTGGTGTCCGGCCTGTTCGTCCTGGCCGTAGCAGAGCCTCCTGACCCGCGACCCCCGACGATTACTCCCTGTGTGTCGGCTGAAGATTGTTTCCGGTCGGCCGCCGCGCTGAATGAACGGACCGGAGGAGCCGCACAACGTGAACAAATGTTCGTGCAGAAGCGTGATCAGCTGCGACGAGTGGTGGACTTGTATCCTTCGACCGTCTGGGCGAAACGTGCCGGACTCTTGCTCGGTGTGCTGCAGGTAGAGCGGGATCCGGCCGAAGCCTTGAAGTGGCTTCGCGCCGCGCAACCGGAAATACCACTCCTTGATGACTACCTGCGCTTTTGGATTGCGGATTCCCTGATCAAGACGAATGAGCTTGTCCAAGCTGCTGAGTTGCTGGAAACCATCCCGAAGGCTGTCCCGAACTCGAATCTGATTGCCAAGGTCGCCTACCGTACGGGAGAGGCGTGGTATGGCGCAAACGTGTGTCCCCGCGCGGTGGAATGGTTGGAGCGTGGGGTAACTCTTGCCGAGAAGGATGCGGCGGCTCCCTTGGCCTGGTGGCACCAGGCCGACTGCCATGCACGAGGCAATCGATGGCTCGAAGCCCGCCACGCGCTGAAACAGTTGTGGCTTCGATACCCCCAGTCACCCGAAGCGCGCGAAGCCAAAGGACGACTCGATGCAGGCGTCGGTGGGGAATACTGGGTGCCGACGGCAGAGGATCATTACGTCCGCGCCCAGGTCTTTCTGGGGTTGGCGATGCAAGCGGAGGCTGTGGACGAATTGCGCCGGTTCATGGCCTTGGCCCCCTCCCACCCGCGCCGCTCCGAAGCCAAGCTGAAGATGGGTATCGCGCACGTTCGCCTCAAACAGTACGATCAGGCACGAGAGACTTTTCGTGGATTGGTGGCCGATCGCGTGCAGGAATCTGCCGAGGCGACGGTGTGGCTGGCGCGCGTGTACTTGCGGCAGAACCAAGGCGACAAGCTCCTCGAATTGACACGCACGGCTGCGCAGGGTGCGCTGGGAGGGGATCAGCGCGCCCTGGTCCATTTGTTTGCCGGCGTCTGGCTGGAGGATCAGGCTCGATTTGATGATGCGATTGCCATGTTCCGCCAGGTCGCCAAACTTGGGGATTCGGCGAGCCAGCGGGCCGAAGGGCTCTGGCGCGTGGGATGGACGCAATATCGGACTGCGCGGTACCGGGAGGCGGCTGATACGTTCAAAAGCCTGGTCGACCTCCACGTCAACGGCTTCGAGCCCCAAGCCATGTATTGGGCCGCACGGGCTGAGGAACGCGACAAACGCGTGCCGTTGACCGAGTCCTATGCGCGCATTTGCCAACAGCATACCTACAGTTATTACTGCCAATTGGCCGCCGGCCGCACGGGGCCCCTGTCGGCCATCCCTGCCACCGTGTCCGTCGAGCAACGGCCAAATGGGGAAGGAGACCGGTTGCCGGACCTACGGCGCGCGGAGATCGAACGGCACCCCCTGTATCAGCGTGGCATGGAGCTAAAATTATTGGGTTTGTCGGATGATGCGGCCCGTGAACTCGGGGCTTTGACAGAACATTACAGTCGGGACCCTGACGTCTTGCTGGCCTTCTCGAGCCTGCTGTACGAAGTCGGGGCCTATTATCCGGCCCTACGCGTGGCCAAGGTGCATTTCCGGGAGAAGCTGGAACGGAGCGGATTGCCGACCACGCCTGCGCTCTGGGCGGTGGCCTATCCGACCGGGTTGCTCCCCACGATCGTTGCGCAAGGCATTAAGGTGGTGGATCCCTTCCTGGCGGCCGCCATCATTCGTGAAGAGAGCCAGTACGATGACAAGGCGGTGTCGGTCGTGGGGGCGATCGGTTTGATGCAACTGATGCCCGTTACTGCGAACGCGGTGGCGCAACGATATGGGTTGTCGGCGGTCGGTCGGGACGACTTGTTCGACCAAGAGACGAATATTCGGCTGGGGGTGCGATATCTTGGCCAATTGGTTGAGCAGTATGGGGGCAATCTGGCCTATGCGGTTGCGGCGTACAATGCCGGGCCGATGGCCGTGAATGCTTGGGCTGCGGTCCATCGCGGGCGAGACCAAGACGAATTTGTCGAACTCATCCCCTATCAAGAGACGCGCCTCTATGTAAAGCGCGTGTTGCGCAGTTATGGCGAGTATCGACGCCTGTACGGTGGAACGCCTGCACCGGCGCCGGTTTCTTGA
- a CDS encoding cell division protein ZapA: MNPRRWRLTKTIDVEIYGQRYTINGDADEAYVKQLAEVVDRQMKHVAVGMRSATPAKLAVLAALNIAHEWMESERKYKQGEADVDRRMASLMESIDQQMPSMLSR; encoded by the coding sequence ATGAACCCAAGGAGGTGGCGCTTGACTAAGACCATTGACGTGGAGATCTATGGCCAGCGGTATACCATCAACGGCGATGCGGATGAAGCCTATGTGAAACAGCTGGCCGAAGTCGTGGACCGGCAGATGAAGCATGTCGCCGTCGGGATGCGCTCGGCCACTCCCGCCAAACTTGCGGTCTTGGCAGCCCTGAACATCGCCCATGAGTGGATGGAGTCGGAACGTAAATATAAGCAGGGAGAGGCGGACGTCGATCGGCGTATGGCGTCCCTGATGGAATCAATTGATCAGCAGATGCCGTCTATGTTGTCACGCTGA